The genomic window GGCGGGCCCGGACGAACTCGCCCAGCCCCTTCGCCTGGGTGTCGAGCAGGATGTTCGTCGCGGTGCCTCGGTCGAGCCAGCCGACGACGGTCACCCCGACTGCCCGCAGGTTCGGCAGGTGCCACAGCCGCAGGGGGGTGTCGGCGGGAGCTCGGAGCAGGTCGGTGACGTGCTCCGGAGTCCACCAGCTGCACAGGAATTCGTGGGCCGCGTCCGTGCGTGCCCAGATCCCGAGGGTGGCATTGCCGCCCTTGTCGCCGGATCGGCTGCCGGCGATGCGGCCGAGCGGGGCGGAGATCATGTCGCCGCCGGCCTGTTCGGGTGAACGGGGCGGAACCGCCAGGGGCACGTCGCGGACGGTCTCGGCACGCGCCCGTTCGACCTCTCGTGTCGTGCCGCGGATGGTCACACGTTCACGGACCCGGTCGGCGGGGATCAGCGTGGGCCAGAACAGCTGGCGTTGCCGTGCTCGGGCAGGGGGAGAGGTCAGTGCCATACCGGGATAGCCGCCGAGGAGTAGTTCGACGACGACCCGGGAGAACCGGTTGACCAGGGCCTTGTCCTGGTCGGCGACGGCGACTCGTAGCAGTGCTGTCGCCTCGTCGAGTGAGCGCGGGTCCTCGGCTCCGCCGCCGATGACGTTGACCTCGACGTCGGCGAAGGTCTCTCGGCCTCGGGGGAACTCGGCCCACAACTGGTTCAGCGCGTAATCGACCTTGCGGTCCCGGTCCAGGCCGGTGACGAGCATCGTCATTTCCGTGCTCCACCCGTAGTCGGCCACTGCACCGGCCTTGAGTACGGACGGGATCTGCTCGCCGAAGGCACCCGAGACGCGGACCCGGTCGGTCCCGACCTGTTCGACGACGAGTTCGTCGAGACGGGCGATGACGTCGGGGTTCGCGTATCGGGGGCCGTCGATCTCGTAGAGCAGCTGGGCGGTCACCGTGTCGACGGTGACCATTCCCGCGGTGCCCTCGTGTTTGGTGATCACGACGGAGCCGTCCGGTTCGATCTCGGCGATCGGGAACCCGGGATGGTGGGGGTGACGGTTCTCCGTGAAGAACGCGAAGTTGCCGCCGGTGGCCTGGGCACTGCACTCGATGATGTGGCCGGCGACCACGGCGCCGGCGAGTCGGTCGAGATCGTGTGGCGTCCAGCCGTAATGTGCCGCCGCGGCCGCCACGATCGGGGAGGCGTCGCTGACGCGGCCGGTGACGACGATGTCGGCGCCGTCGCGCAGCGCCTCGACGATGCCCCAGCATCCGAGGTAGGCGTTGACGACTGTCGGAGTGAGCCCGGTGGTGGCGAACGGAGCACCGGAGTCGAGATGGGCTGCGAGCCAGCCCTGCTCCTGCCAGACGGCGAAGCGGTCGGTGATGTCGTCCCCGTCGACGACCGCGATCGTCAGGTCGAGGCCTTGGCGGTCGGCGACGGCCCGGAGTGCGTCCGCGCAGCCGTGGGGGTTCACTCCACCGGCGTTGGCGATGACGGTGATGCCGCGATCGTGACAGGTCGACAGGACGTCGCTCATCTGCTCGACGAACGATGCCGGGTATCCGGCCTCGGGGTCGCGGCCACGTTGCTTGGCCAGGATGCTCATGGTCAGTTCGGCCAGCCAGTCGCCGGTGAGGTAGTCGATCGGACCACCTTCGACCATTTCCTTCGGTCCGGTCCGGCGGTCTCCGAGGAAGCCGCTGCAGTTGGCGATGCGCAGTGTCATGATGCTCCTTGCACTTCAGGGCGCGGGTTAGAGGGCCAGGATGGCCGGGACGGTCAGGATGGCGACGTAGTAGCCCATGAACTGGACGCCGGCATGGATCTTGAGAAAGCGAGTGAGCAGGCCACCGACGAGGGCTACGGTGACCGTGACGAGCACCCCGAGTAGACCGCCTTCCCAGACGGCCACCATCAGGATCAGGCTCACGAACGCGGCGATCACGGTCTCCTGGCCGACCTTGCGCATGATGAAACTCGCGGCGGCCGCCGCGTACCGCATGGCCAGCGGGTAGACGACGATTCCTGCGAGTAGTACGCCGAGCAGACCGAAGACCAGGAATTCCCACGAACTGAGGTAGGTGTGGAGGTTGTTCACGGTCCCGCTCTCGGCGTCCACCGTGAACCGGGGTGGGGCGTTGTAGAGCGGCGCGGCCGGGCCGGCGGACATGGGGCTCAACGGGAGACCGAACGCCACCAACGGGATCAGGGTCTCCCCGAGGTAGGTCGATTCCGTGGTGCCGTTCTTCACCGCGATCGTGGAGGTGAGGCGATGATAGGCGTTCTTGGGGAACCGTTTGACCGCCTCGCCCATGAGCACGGTCATGGCGATGGGGCTGAACACGAACGTGCTCGCCGAGACCGCCGACGCGGCACCGGTCCACGCCACCTGCCGTTTGTCGAGCACCCGGAACGGGTTGGGCAGGTATCGGTGCGAACGATCGTTCGGCCGGGAGAGGTGGTAGGTCTCCTTGCCGTCCCGGCGGGAGCTTTCGCGGCCTGCCGGGGTGAGGATGTTGAACAGGTCGACCACGAGCGGTCCCACCGCGATGCCCAGGAAGTAGACGATCGTCAGTTTCGTGTCGTGCGTCTTCGTGAACGCCTGCAGTCCGAGGATCAGCAGCACGAACGGCACCAGTGCGACCACTCCACCGAGCCGGGCGGGTGAGAAATAAGCGATCACGACGGTGGCGACCAGGAAGATCCACGGTGCGGCCGTCGAGATGGCGTGGGCCAGGGGACTGAGCAGGCCGGCAACGGCAACGGACACCGGAACCGCGATCAACGCGGCGATGAATCCGCCGCTGATCGCCTTGCGCAGTGCGATGTGGGGTACACCGAGTCGACGGAGCCGGTCGGCTTCCTCGAGCAGCGGGATCGCCATCGTGTCACCGGGAATCCCGAGGAGCATGGTCGGCACGGCGTGGGTCATGTGCTTGGAGACCACTGCGGCGATGAAGAAGGCGTACACGCCCACCGGAGGCACACCGAGCAGAACCACCAGCAGGGTCAGCGGCGTGATGGTTGCGGTCTCGTCGGTACCGGACACGAGCCCCAGCAGGCCGAACACGATCGCGCCGATGACGCCCCACAACAGCCCCTGGGGAAGGTCCTGGAGGAACTGTTCAAGCATCGGGGGACTCCTTCCTCGGCGATGTCGGTCGGGTGTACTCGGCGGCCTCGGCTCGTGCGAAGGCGTCGTACAGGTCCAGTTCGCGCATCTCGTCCTGTACTTCGGTGGGCAGGTCCGCCACGCGGCCCAGCCCGCCCTCGTCCTCGGCGATCTCACGCAGGGTTTCGTCGAAGGCGCTCGACTGCCCGGCCGCCTCGGTGGTCACCACTCGTTGCGGTGGGAACAGTCGAGCGCAGATCACCGCGCAGACGATGACGGTGAACAGGCCGACGAGCAGCGAATAGGTGTCCGCCCGACTCCGGTCGTCCATGTTCGACTCCAGCAGCCATCGGGCGACGAGGAACACCACGAGGGTGGTGGGGCAGCTGATCAGCAGCGCCAGCACGAGGTTCCGCAGGGCGACCGTCTCGCCCCACACCTCCGACAGTTGCAGCGATTTGTCAGCTCTGGCCACGGCGGACCTCGGCGAGGATCTCGGCGGCGCGTTCGGCGCGGATCGCCTTCTCGGCGACCATGCGGGCGGAGACACGGTCGATTTCCTTGCCGGTGGCGCCGGCGGTGACGGCGACGTTGCGGGCGTGCAGGCCCATGTGCCCGCGCTGGACGCCTTCGGTGGCCAGCACGCGCAGCCCGGCCACGTTCTGCGCCAGTCCCACGGCGACGATGATCTCCGCGAGTTCCGTGGCGGTGGTGATGTCGAGCATCTTCACTGCCCGCTGGGCGGCGGGGTGCACCTTGGTCGCGCCGCCGACCAGGCCCACGGCCATCGGCACCTCCAGGGATGCGACCAGATTTCCGTCGGCGTCCTTCTCGAACCGGGTCAGGGCGGTGTAGCGGCCGTCGCGGACCGCGTGGGAGTGGAAGCCCGCCTCGACGGCACGGGTGTCGTTGCCGGTCGCCAGGACGACGGCGGTGATGCCGTTGGTGGCTCCCTTGTTGTGGGTCGCCGCCCGGTACGGGTCCACCACCGCCAGCGCTGCGCTGTGCACGATGTCGTCGACGATCTCGGTGCCGCCGAGTTCGTCGGCGGCGAACACGGCGCGCGCACGGGCCAGCCGCAGGTCCGCCTTGTTGCTCAGGATGCGCAGCAGCGGCCGCCCCTGCCCGATCTGCGCAGCCCGCTCGGCGATCGCCTCGGCCATGGTGTTGACGGCGTTCGCGCCCATCGCGTCCCGGACGTCGACGATCAGGTGCAGCACCACATAGGTCTGTCCGGGGGCGTCGACCAGGTGCACCTCGATGTCACGGACCCCGCCGCCCAGCTGGATCAGCATCGGGTCCTGTTCGTTCGCCGCAGCGATCAGTTCGTCGCGGGCCTCGAGGATCCGGACCCGGGCCGCGGCGGGATCGGCGACGTCGACGAGCTGGATCTGGGCTCGCATCAGTGGGGCGGTCGACGAGGTGAAGAATCCGCCCGAGGCCCGAGCGATTCGTGCCGCGTTGCTGGCGGCCGCGATGACCGACGGCTCCTCGGTCGCCATGGGCACGAGGACGTCGCGGCCGTTGATCGTGAAGTTCGCGGCGAATCCGAGCGGGATGCCGAGGACGCCGACGACGTTCTCGACCATGTGGTCGGCGGCGTCGAGGGTCAGGCCCGTCGCCGGGTCCCAGGCGGTCAGGTCCTCGGTGGACAGCGGGCTGTTCCGGACCACCGTCTCCCGTCGTTGTTCGATGGTCAGGTTCTTCAGTCCCGGGATCCGGCTGTTCACCATGTGTGCACCTGCTTCGCTTCTCGTGGGTCGGCAGAGCGCTCGGTGACACGTGAACCGTGACCTGCCGGCGCTCATAGGGCGACGGTAATGACGATCACTCCCGCAGAATATGTGTTGTCAGCACTACTTGGCCGATAATTATGTGGTGAGAGAACACCATGGTGATTCGGACAGTGCGGTGGACGCGACGGCGGCTTTGCTGGACGGACTCGTCGACGGGACCTCCGGGGTGTCCGTCGACGCCCTGCTCGATCGGGCCGGCCGCGCGGCGTCGGCGGCGGCGAGGGGGCGACTGCGGGAGTCGTATCACCGGGTGCGTGACAGAGTGGACACCCTCCGTCGTCGACACGATCAGCTGCGTGACGTGCACGAGGCGACCGGTGAACTCGTGGCGATCCGCAACGTCGACGTGGTGCTCAAGGCCATCACCAGCCGGGCCCGGCGGCTGCTGCGCTGCGACTACGTCTACCTGAGCACTCCGGATCCCGGGGACGAGGGGGCCTTTGCGATTCGCGCCTGGTCCGGCGACCTCACTCCGAGGTTCCGGGGGATCCGGGTGTCACCCGGACACGGTGTCGGAGGGATCGTGTTGCAGACCGGTGAGCCGTTCCAGGTGGACGACTACTCCGCCAGTACGGACTTCGCTCACGAGGCGGATTTCGACGCGATACTGGCGCAGCAGGGCATCACCACACTCCTCGGTGCACCCCTGACCGTCTCGGGGACCACCGTCGGGCTGCTGTTCGCCGCCCGCCGGGATCCGCGACGATTCAGTGACGACGACATCTTTCTGCTCACCTCGCTCGCTACCCATGCCGCGATCGCGCTGCAGAACGCCGAACTGGACGAAAGCGGCGAACGTGCCCGCGACGACCTCTCCCAGGCCGTGGCCGACAGCGAAGGTAAGCGGCGTGCCGCTGCCCGCGACGCCCGGATGCATGTGGAACTGAGTTCGATCGTGCTCGGCGGCGGCGGTGTCGCCGACATCCTCGATGCGGTACGTGCGGAGCTGGGATTCGCCCTGGCATACGTCGACAGGACGAGCGCGACAGGTGCGCTGACCGTGTCCGGTGAGCTCGGTCAGGTCCCCGGGACCGAGTTCCTGGACGTCCCCGGCGGTTCCACACCCAGCCCGGCATTGCGATCGATCCGCGTCGGTACGCAACGGTGGGCGATCGTGGACGTCGCGTCGGTCGGCGGCCTGCTCGGGCATCTGGTGTCGAGAGGGGCGGCCGTCCCCGACCGGGGCGTGGCCTCGATGTTGGAGCGGGCCGGTCAAGCTGTGGCGCTGAGCCAGCTGTCGACACAGGCCCTCGCCGCCGCGGACCGTCGTACCGCGGAGGAACTGGTGACCAAGATCGTGCAGTCGCCGCAGCGGATGACCGACGAGCTGGCCCGTCGGGCGCAGCGCAACGGCATCGACCGTACCGGGCCGACGATGGTCCTGGCCGACACCGCGGATCCGGTTGCCGCCCAGATCGCGGTGGAATGGACCGCCGGGAACGGTGGGCTCGCCGCAGTTCTCGACGACATCCTGGTGGTACTCGCTCCCGCGGGCCTGGTCGAGGCCACGGACCGGCTCGCTCACAAGATTCTCCAGGAGGGCGGGCCGGGCAACGTCGTCGTGGGCCGCGACTCCCGGGGACTGGCGAGTGCGCCCACCGAGTTCACCGAGTCACGGCGAGCACTGGCGCTCGCGCGGGCCCTCGGATACTCGGGGGTGCGCCTGCACGTCGAGCAGTTCGGCATCTTCTCCATGCTCTTCACCGATCCCACCCGAGCCGACCTCGAGGTGTTCGTCCGCGCGCACATCGGACCGTTGGTGGATCACGACGCTCGTCACGGAACGGATCTGGTGCCGACCGCTCTCGCGCTGCTGGAGAACAATCTCAGCCCCAAGGCTGCGGCGGTCGTTCTCGGGGTCCACCCGAACACGGTCAATCAACGCGCGGGACGGATAGATCGGCTGATCCGGCCGGATTGGCGACTGCAGCCGAGAGCGTTCGAGATCCTCGCCGCGCTCAAACTCCGAGCACTGCGGTCTCCCGGACGATGACGTCCGCTGCGTCCTGGGCGAGTGTGCGTGAGCAATCACACGCTCACGCGCATACCCTAGGGGGTATTCTGGTGGCGATGGTCCGGAAACGTGTGAGGAGAGCCGCTGTGACGAAACTGCCGCGTCATGAAGGATGGACGATCGAACGGGTCGTGCCGCTGATGGCCGGGGTGATCACGCTGCTGAGCGTGGTTCTCGCAGCCACCGTCTCGCCGTGGTGGATGCTGCTCACCGGATTCGTGGGCGTCAACCTCGTGTTCTACGCAGCGGTCGGATGGTGCCCCGCCAGCCTGATCATGGCGAAGCTCGGACTCGAGCGTGCCGCCTGCCGGGTGCCCCGCAGCACCGACGGCTCGGTCACAACCAGCGCTGCCGCTTGAAGATGAGATACAGCGTCACCGAGGTTGCGAGCATGAGACCGATCGCGACCGGATACCCGAACCGCCAGTCCAACTCCGGCATGACGTCGAAGTTCATGCCGTAGATTCCGCCGACCAGGGTGGGCGCGAACAGGATCGCGGCCCACGACGAGATCTTCTTGACCTCCTCGCTCTGGTCGAGGCTGGTGAGGGTGAGCCGGCGCATCTCCTCGTTCTGCCGCTGCGCCACCAGCGTCGCGTGCACCGACAGCGCCGTCTGCAGATGGGCGCGGGACGAGTCGACCCGCTCCACGATCCGCAGGGCGTGGTCGAGGACGTCGCGCAGGTGGCGCTGCAGTTCGAGATCGACGTGA from Prescottella sp. R16 includes these protein-coding regions:
- a CDS encoding acyclic terpene utilization AtuA family protein, with protein sequence MTLRIANCSGFLGDRRTGPKEMVEGGPIDYLTGDWLAELTMSILAKQRGRDPEAGYPASFVEQMSDVLSTCHDRGITVIANAGGVNPHGCADALRAVADRQGLDLTIAVVDGDDITDRFAVWQEQGWLAAHLDSGAPFATTGLTPTVVNAYLGCWGIVEALRDGADIVVTGRVSDASPIVAAAAAHYGWTPHDLDRLAGAVVAGHIIECSAQATGGNFAFFTENRHPHHPGFPIAEIEPDGSVVITKHEGTAGMVTVDTVTAQLLYEIDGPRYANPDVIARLDELVVEQVGTDRVRVSGAFGEQIPSVLKAGAVADYGWSTEMTMLVTGLDRDRKVDYALNQLWAEFPRGRETFADVEVNVIGGGAEDPRSLDEATALLRVAVADQDKALVNRFSRVVVELLLGGYPGMALTSPPARARQRQLFWPTLIPADRVRERVTIRGTTREVERARAETVRDVPLAVPPRSPEQAGGDMISAPLGRIAGSRSGDKGGNATLGIWARTDAAHEFLCSWWTPEHVTDLLRAPADTPLRLWHLPNLRAVGVTVVGWLDRGTATNILLDTQAKGLGEFVRARHIDIPRTLLDGEPGILRA
- a CDS encoding tripartite tricarboxylate transporter permease, whose translation is MLEQFLQDLPQGLLWGVIGAIVFGLLGLVSGTDETATITPLTLLVVLLGVPPVGVYAFFIAAVVSKHMTHAVPTMLLGIPGDTMAIPLLEEADRLRRLGVPHIALRKAISGGFIAALIAVPVSVAVAGLLSPLAHAISTAAPWIFLVATVVIAYFSPARLGGVVALVPFVLLILGLQAFTKTHDTKLTIVYFLGIAVGPLVVDLFNILTPAGRESSRRDGKETYHLSRPNDRSHRYLPNPFRVLDKRQVAWTGAASAVSASTFVFSPIAMTVLMGEAVKRFPKNAYHRLTSTIAVKNGTTESTYLGETLIPLVAFGLPLSPMSAGPAAPLYNAPPRFTVDAESGTVNNLHTYLSSWEFLVFGLLGVLLAGIVVYPLAMRYAAAAASFIMRKVGQETVIAAFVSLILMVAVWEGGLLGVLVTVTVALVGGLLTRFLKIHAGVQFMGYYVAILTVPAILAL
- a CDS encoding hydroxymethylglutaryl-CoA reductase, degradative; the protein is MSAGRSRFTCHRALCRPTRSEAGAHMVNSRIPGLKNLTIEQRRETVVRNSPLSTEDLTAWDPATGLTLDAADHMVENVVGVLGIPLGFAANFTINGRDVLVPMATEEPSVIAAASNAARIARASGGFFTSSTAPLMRAQIQLVDVADPAAARVRILEARDELIAAANEQDPMLIQLGGGVRDIEVHLVDAPGQTYVVLHLIVDVRDAMGANAVNTMAEAIAERAAQIGQGRPLLRILSNKADLRLARARAVFAADELGGTEIVDDIVHSAALAVVDPYRAATHNKGATNGITAVVLATGNDTRAVEAGFHSHAVRDGRYTALTRFEKDADGNLVASLEVPMAVGLVGGATKVHPAAQRAVKMLDITTATELAEIIVAVGLAQNVAGLRVLATEGVQRGHMGLHARNVAVTAGATGKEIDRVSARMVAEKAIRAERAAEILAEVRRGQS
- a CDS encoding GAF domain-containing protein, with translation MREHHGDSDSAVDATAALLDGLVDGTSGVSVDALLDRAGRAASAAARGRLRESYHRVRDRVDTLRRRHDQLRDVHEATGELVAIRNVDVVLKAITSRARRLLRCDYVYLSTPDPGDEGAFAIRAWSGDLTPRFRGIRVSPGHGVGGIVLQTGEPFQVDDYSASTDFAHEADFDAILAQQGITTLLGAPLTVSGTTVGLLFAARRDPRRFSDDDIFLLTSLATHAAIALQNAELDESGERARDDLSQAVADSEGKRRAAARDARMHVELSSIVLGGGGVADILDAVRAELGFALAYVDRTSATGALTVSGELGQVPGTEFLDVPGGSTPSPALRSIRVGTQRWAIVDVASVGGLLGHLVSRGAAVPDRGVASMLERAGQAVALSQLSTQALAAADRRTAEELVTKIVQSPQRMTDELARRAQRNGIDRTGPTMVLADTADPVAAQIAVEWTAGNGGLAAVLDDILVVLAPAGLVEATDRLAHKILQEGGPGNVVVGRDSRGLASAPTEFTESRRALALARALGYSGVRLHVEQFGIFSMLFTDPTRADLEVFVRAHIGPLVDHDARHGTDLVPTALALLENNLSPKAAAVVLGVHPNTVNQRAGRIDRLIRPDWRLQPRAFEILAALKLRALRSPGR
- a CDS encoding DUF2892 domain-containing protein, with amino-acid sequence MTKLPRHEGWTIERVVPLMAGVITLLSVVLAATVSPWWMLLTGFVGVNLVFYAAVGWCPASLIMAKLGLERAACRVPRSTDGSVTTSAAA